A DNA window from Streptomyces canus contains the following coding sequences:
- a CDS encoding Lrp/AsnC family transcriptional regulator codes for MAEGPESGAPLPPPRPLDAIDQDILQMLQADGRASIRSVAERVHVSRANAYARINRLVEDGVIRGFGARVNHERAGQGTSAYITLKIVQNSWRTVREQLRQLPGASHIALVGGDFDVLLLVHTSDNRSLRELVLTRLQAIPEVLSTRTLLVFEEEDLEPQG; via the coding sequence ATGGCCGAAGGCCCGGAGAGCGGCGCCCCCCTCCCGCCCCCGCGTCCGCTCGACGCCATCGATCAGGACATCCTCCAGATGCTCCAGGCGGACGGCCGCGCGTCGATAAGGTCGGTCGCCGAACGGGTCCATGTCTCGCGCGCCAACGCCTACGCGCGGATCAACCGGCTCGTCGAGGACGGCGTCATCCGCGGCTTCGGAGCTCGCGTCAACCACGAGCGCGCGGGCCAGGGCACCTCGGCGTACATCACCCTGAAGATCGTCCAGAACTCCTGGCGAACGGTCCGAGAACAGCTCAGACAGCTGCCCGGGGCCTCCCACATCGCTCTGGTCGGCGGGGACTTCGACGTGCTGCTCCTCGTCCACACGTCCGACAACAGATCCCTGCGCGAGCTGGTCCTGACCCGCCTCCAGGCGATCCCGGAGGTCCTCAGCACCCGCACCCTCCTGGTATTCGAGGAGGAGGACCTGGAACCGCAGGGCTGA
- a CDS encoding TetR/AcrR family transcriptional regulator, with product MTTAKRDTYTPETLLSVAVQIFNERGYDGTSMEHLSKAAGISKSSIYHHVSGKEELLRRAVSRALDGLFGILDEEHARVGRASARLEYVVRRMVEVLIAELPYVTLLLRVRGNTGTERWALERRRDFDHQVAELLKAAAADGDVRGDVEVRLATRLVFGMINSIVEWYRPDGRGMNEREVADAVAQLVFSGLREQS from the coding sequence ATGACGACCGCCAAGCGGGACACGTACACCCCGGAGACGCTGCTGTCCGTCGCCGTCCAGATCTTCAACGAGCGCGGCTACGACGGCACCTCCATGGAGCACCTCTCCAAGGCGGCCGGTATCTCCAAGTCGTCGATCTACCACCATGTGTCCGGCAAGGAGGAGCTCCTGCGCCGGGCCGTCAGCCGGGCCCTGGACGGCCTCTTCGGGATCCTCGACGAGGAGCACGCGCGCGTGGGCCGTGCCTCCGCCCGCCTGGAGTACGTCGTGCGGCGCATGGTCGAGGTGCTGATCGCCGAACTCCCGTACGTCACCCTGCTGCTGCGTGTGCGCGGCAACACCGGCACCGAGCGCTGGGCCCTGGAGCGCCGCCGTGACTTCGACCACCAGGTCGCCGAGCTCCTGAAGGCGGCGGCCGCGGACGGCGACGTACGCGGCGACGTGGAGGTACGCCTCGCGACCCGCCTGGTCTTCGGCATGATCAACTCCATCGTGGAGTGGTACCGCCCGGACGGGCGAGGGATGAACGAGCGCGAAGTAGCCGACGCGGTGGCGCAGTTGGTGTTCTCGGGGCTGCGCGAACAGTCCTGA